In Thermovirga sp., the genomic window CGACCGTTTTTCCTCGGGTATACTGGGACTTTTGCTGTGGGTACAGGGCATCCTGGTCGCCATACCCTGGTGGGCCTACCTGGTCTTTATCGCCCTCATGGCATGGACGGCCACGAAAAAAGCACTACCGACGATCGTTCTTGCAGCCCTTCCCTTCGTCATAGGGATCTTCGGCCTCTGGGCGTTGGCCATCGAAACCCTTGCCCTGGTCATAACCTCGGTGGTGATCGCCCTCATCATAGGGATACCCTTGGGAGTGGTCATGGGCGAGATCCCTTTCTTCGCCGGCTTCATCCAGCCCGTGCTGGATGCCATGCAGACCATGCCCAGCTTCGTGTACCTCATCCCGGCCATGATGCTCTTCGGCCTGGGGAAGGTACCCGCCGTGATAGCCACCCTGATCTATTCTCTTCCGCCGGTGATGAGGCTCACCTGCCTGGGGCTGCGCCAGGTCCCCGCCCCGGCC contains:
- a CDS encoding ABC transporter permease subunit, which produces MFPETLKFSVAKSVNHAIRWLLNTHGSAFDRFSSGILGLLLWVQGILVAIPWWAYLVFIALMAWTATKKALPTIVLAALPFVIGIFGLWALAIETLALVITSVVIALIIGIPLGVVMGEIPFFAGFIQPVLDAMQTMPSFVYLIPAMMLFGLGKVPAVIATLIYSLPPVMRLTCLGLRQVPAPAQEAARAYGATRWQLLKEVRIPLAMPSILAGVNQTTMMALAMVVIASMIGARGLGQEVLMAINRIDVGRGFEAGISIVIMGIVIDRIT